GTCGAGCCCCGGATAGACACTGGCGGTCTTCTTTTCACCACCCATCATCAGATGACCATCTTTTCCGCCATCAATGGCCACCAAGGTCACGGTCATTTCGGGCATTTTCCCGTTCGGAACCTCGCAGTTGAAGGTCTGTTCTTGCGCCAAAGCCATAGTCGGGGTGAGGGCCAGAAGAAGAAGTGCTTTTTTCATTAGTGTTCGCCTGTTGATCCGGGTTTCCGTCAGACAGCATAGATTGATCCGTCGCGTGGGCAGAACTGCTACGGGTTGAATATGGCATCATTTTGTCGAAACCCCTTCCAACCGTTACCAATGTTAACCATTTTTTGGATGCCCCGATTTCACGGTCTTTTCAGACAATTTCACCATTCACCTATCCCGCAAGTGCGGGCGGGGTTTCCCTTTGCTGCCCACTTGGGTAAACGGTCTTTAATTTATGAGATTTAGGACGACCACCATGGCCATGGACAAGACCTTCGACGCGGCAGCTGCCGAAGCACGCATCTATAAGACTTGGGAAGACGCTGGCGCCTTCAAGGCTGGCGCAAACGCCAAGCCCGGCGCCGATAGCTTCACCATCATGATCCCGCCGCCCAACGTGACGGGCGCGCTGCACCTTGGCCATGCGTTCAACAATACGCTGCAAGACATCCTGATCCGCTGGCACCGCATGCGCGGCTTCGACACTCTGTGGCAACCCGGTCAGGACCACGCGGGCATCGCCACGCAGTTGCAGGTCGAAAAGATGCTGGCCGAGACGGGCCAGCCGGGCCGTCGTGAACTGGGCCGCGAAGCCTTTCTGGATAAGGTCTGGGAATGGAAGGGCGAATACGGCTCGACCATCATCGAACAGTTGAAACGCCTTGGCTCGACCTGCGACTGGTCACGCAACGCCTTCACCATGGCCGGTGCGCCGGGTGACCCGCGCGTCGGGCACGAGAACTCGGCCGATTTCCACGATGCCGTTCTGAAGGTCTTCGTGGACATGCATAACAAGGGCCTGATCTATCGCGGCAAGCGTCTGGTCAATTGGGACCCGCATTTCGAAACCGCGATTTCGGATCTCGAGGTCGAGAACATCGAGACCCCCGGCCACATGTGGCACTTCAAATACCCGCTGGCCGGTGGCGCGACCTACACCTATGTCGAGAAGGACGAAGACGGGAACATCACGCTGGAAGAAGAGCGTGACTATATCTCGATCGCCACGACCCGCCCGGAAACCATGCTGGGCGACGGCGCTGTTGCCGTGCACCCCGAAGACGAACGCTATGCGCCTATCGTCGGCAAGCTGTGCGAGATCCCGGTTGGCCCGAAAGAGCATCGCCGTCTGATCCCGATCATCACTGACGAATACCCGGACATGACCTTCGGGTCTGGTGCCGTGAAGATCACCGGCGCACATGACTTCAACGACTATCAGGTCGCCAAGCGCGGTGGCATCCCGATGTATTCGCTGATGGATACCCGCGGTGCGATGCGGGCCGATGGCCTGCCCTACGCAGACGAAGCCGCAACCGCCCAGCGCATCGCAAACGGCGAAGAAGGGTTTGACGAGGCGAAGATCGCCGCGATGAACCTTGTCCCGGATGAATTCCGTGGGCTGGATCGTTTCGAGGCCCGTAAGCTGGTGGTCGATCAGATCACCGCCGAGGGTCTGGCCGTGATGATCACCAAAACCGTCGACGTCGACGGCGAGGACGTCACCGGCACCGTGCCCTACGTTGAAAACAAACCGATCATGCAGCCCTTCGGCGACCGCTCGGGCGTTGTCATCGAGCCGATGCTGACCGACCAGTGGTTCGTGGATGCCGAGAAGATCGCCGGCCCGGCGCTGGACGCTGTGCGCAATGGCGACGTGAAGATCATGCCGGAAAGCGGCGAGAAGACCTTCTATCACTGGCTCGACAACATCGAGCCGTGGTGTATCTCGCGCCAGCTATGGTGGGGACACCAGGTGCCGGTTTGGTATGGCCTTGATCTGTCTGGCAAGGGCTTCAAGGACGACGAGAACAACAGCGAGCTGGATCTGGTCGAAATGGGCCGCCTGCTTCTGGACCAAGATCTTCTGCCCGGTCACGAGCACAGCCACTGCGCCCACGACTTCGACGCCGTCGCGCCGCATTTCGACGAAGTTCTGGTGACGCTGCCCGCACCGCTGAACCACGCCCGCGTGGTCGAAGTGGCCACCCGCGCCGAAGCGACGCACATGTTGGCCGAAACCCTTGCAACCTATGAGACCTCGCAGGATCCGACCAAGCTGGTTTACCCGGTATGGCGCGACCCCGACGTGCTGGACACATGGTTCTCGTCGGGTCTGTGGCCGTTTGGCACTTTGGGCTGGCCGCAGGACACGGACGAGCTGAACCGCTTCTTCCCGGGTGACGTGCTGATCACCGGTCAGGACATCCTGTTCTTCTGGGTCGCCCGGATGATGATGATGTCTCAGGCCGTGTGCCACAAAAACCCGTTCCACACGGTCTATCTGCACGGGCTGGTCCGTGACGAGAAGGGCAAGAAAATGTCCAAGACCACGGGCAATGTGATCGACCCTCTCGAGATCATTGACGAATACGGTGCGGACGCTTTGCGGTTTACCAACACTGCCATGGCTTCGATCGGGGGCGTGTTGAAAATGTCCAAGGATCGTGTGGCTGGATACCGGAATTTCGGCACCAAACTTTGGAACGCTGCAAGATTTGCGGAAATGAACGACTGCAAACCGGTCGCTGATTTCGACCCCACAAGCCCGACGCAGACGGTGAACCGCTGGATCGTCTCGGAAACCGCGAAAATCCGCGAGGATGTGGATGCCGCCCTGACCGCCTATCGTTTCAACGACGCCGCGCATGGGCTTTACGCCTATGTCTGGGGCAAAGTCTGCGACTGGTATGTCGAATTCTCAAAACCGCTTCTGAACTCGGAAGACGAGGCTGTGTTGGCCGAGACCCGCGCCACCATGGCTTGGGTCATCGACCAATGCCTGATCATGCTGCACCCGATCATGCCCTTCGTGACCGAAGAGCTGTGGGGCCAGATCGCCGAACGTCCGAAGATGCTGATCCACGCTGATTGGCCGGAGTATGGCGATGAACTGTTGGACGAAGACGCTGCGCGCGAGATGAACTGGGTGATTTCGCTGATCGAAAACATCCGTAGCGCCCGCTCGCAGATGCACGTCCCCGCCGGTCTGAAAATCCCGGTGATCCAGCAGGAACTGGACGCGGCTGGCCGCACCGCTTTGGAAAACAACCAAGCGCTGGTGATGCGCATGGCACGTGTCGACTCGATCACGGAAATGGCCGAGTTGCCCAAGGGCTGCATCACCGTTGCGGTCGCTGGTGGCATCTTTGCTCTGCCGCTGGCCGAGATCATCGACGTGGACGAGGAAATCGCGCGGCTTGAGAAGACACTGGGCAAACTGGCCAAGGAACTGGGTGGCCTGCGCGGGCGTCTGAAGAACCCGAAATTCGCGGAAAACGCTCCGGCCGAGGTATTGGCCGAGACGCAGGCGAACCTAGCCGCCCGCGAAGAGGAAGAGGCGACGCTGAACGGCGCCCTCGCCCGTTTGAAAGAAATCTAAGGGACAGGCCGGGGCAACCCGGCCTTTTCTTTTTGTGGGCGGCTACGGCACCAGCCGCTCGACCGCGCGCATCATCCCCATGGATTTGTCATAGACCAACGTCAAAACTCGGCGCATCGGCGGTGTTTTTGCGGCTTGCACAGCCACCTGAGGAAGCCGTGTGGCGGCCCCAGCAGCAGCGGCAGAGGCAAGAAAGGTTCGACGGTTCATCCCGGACATAAGGCGTCCTCCACTTATTAAGAACCATTCTTAACTAACAACGATCCACGCAATTTCAACCTTGCCGGACCGCGCCTGCCCTGCTCTAACCTGCATATGACCAAGACCTATGCCCGCCTGACGCCGCTTGCCGACAGCCTGCCCTCAACCGTGCCCTTTGTCGGTCCTGAAACGCAGGAACGCGCCCGTGGCCGTGCGTTTGCCGCCCGACTTGGCGCAAATGAGAACACGTTTGGCCCCTCGCCCAAGGTGATTGCGGCGATGTCCGAAGCCGCGGGCGGCGCCTGGATGTACGGCGATCCCGAGAACTTCGATCTGCGCCACGCGCTGGCTGACCATCACGGCATCGCGCCCGAGACCATACTGGTCGGCGAAGGGATCGATGGAATCCTTGGATATCTGGTGCGGCTGATCATTGGACCGGGCGACAAGGTCGTGACCTCGCAGGGCGCGTATCCGACCTTCAACTATCACGTTGCCGGCTTTGGCGGCGTGTTGGAGACAGTGCCCTATCAGGACGATCACGAGGATCCCGAAGCGCTGATTGCCAAGGCGACCGAAGTTGGGGCCAAGTTGGTCTATATCGCCAATCCGGACAACCCGATGGGGACGTGGCATGATGCCGAGACGATCCAGCGCATGATCGACGCAGTGCCCGAAGGTTGCCTGTTGGTGCTGGACGAAGCCTATATCGAATTTGCCCCGGAAGGGACCGCGCCCACTCTGAACACGGATGACCCGCGTGTGATCCGGATGCGTACATTTTCTAAGGCATATGGCATGGCTGGCGCACGAGTTGGTTATGCGATTGGGCAGGCCGAGCTGATTACCGCCTTCAACAAAATCCGCAACCATTTCGGCATGTGCCGCATCAGTCAGGCTGGTGCGCTGGCCGCGTTGAAGGATCAACCTTATCTGGCGCAGGTCGTCGCGAATGTTGCGGATGCGCGTGCCCGGATCGACCAGATCGCACAGGACAACGGCCTGACCACCCTGCCCTCGGCGACCAATTTCGTGGCGGTAGATTGCGGACGGGATGCCGAATTTGCAAAGGCTGTTCTGGATCAATTGATCGCGCAGGATATGTTCGTGCGTATGCCCTTTGCGACCCCGCAAAACCGGTGCATCCGCATTTCAGCGGGACAACCGGAAGAACTGGATGTGTTCGCGGCCGTCCTGCCCAAAGCACTGGCCGCAGCCCGCGCCTAAACTTCTACGAGGATCTCGGCGGCGGCGGGCAACGCACCCTCGCCGTGCTGGATGCCCAGCACTGTTAGGCCCAGATGAAAAGCGGACAGCGCGCACATCACCACCGGTGCGTTCACATGCCCTATGTGGTCCAGACGGAAGAACCCGTCGCCTTTCGGGTCATCTAGCGTCGGGATGCCAAGACCACTGCCAAGAGCGCCGGTATTTCGCTCGGTCCAAGTACGCAAATCGGCGCAACGCGGTGCACCAATATGCAACAAGGTCACAGCATTCGAGCGAAGCGCTGGGTCGTCCACGTTCATTTGAAGCGGACCTTCAACGCCAAGCGTCCACGGGCATGAAACGGCCCTGTGCTTGTTTGTGACGCACGGACAATATACATCCCGTAAGTACCCCTTTGGGCAGATTATTAAAACTGGACCGGAACCGCATGTTCAAGACCTTGTACGCCAAGATCAAACGCCGAGAACGGGCGTGGAAAAACGGGTTCGGGATGGATATTTCGACGCCTGAAGGCCGGCGCGCCGCGCGGCGCCACAACAACCTTGTGGACCACGCTTTCCTTCGTCGAATCTTGCCGAACCGCTATCAGTTGTCGCCGGATGCTTGGCGGTCAAACCAGCCCGACCCAGTGCATTTTCCGGCGCTTCAGGCAGCGGGTATCAAGACGGTGATCAATCTGCGGGGCGAGGATATCTACTCGTATTACCTGTTCGAGGTCGAAGCCTGTCACGACTTCGGAATGACGCTGATCAATCACAAGATGAGAGCGCGTTTTCTGAAAGAACGAGAACGCTATCTCGAACTGCTCGACATCATGGAGCAGGCGGAAAAGCCGTTTCTAATCCACTGTAAATCGGGCGCGGACCGAACAGGCATTGCAGCGGCGCTGTATCTGTTGGACCAATGCGGCGCGAGTATTGACGAGGCTCGCGCGCAACTGTCGCTGAAATATGCGCACCAACGCTGGTCGAAAGCGGGTATTCTGGATGCCATGATTGAAGCCTATGCTGAGTATCACAAGAATGATCCGATCTCGATCCGAGACTGGCTTGAACAGCACTATGACCCCGAGGCAATCACCCAAGCCTTTCAGGCCAAACGGAAAAAGTAATGAGTTCTGAGACCGCCCAAACCGACCAAAAAGAGATGATCCGCTGGATGTGGCGCGGCTATATGCGCGCCTATCGGTTGCCGCTTGCGTTGGCGATGCTTCTGATGCTGATCGAAGGGCTGGCGCTGGGTGGCTTGAGCTACATGATCAAGCCAATGTTCGACGTGGCGTTTTCGTCAGGTTCGACGCAGGCCATCGTGGTCGTGGCTTTGATCGTCGCAGGCATCTTCGTAACCCGAGCTTTTGCCGCCTTCGGCCACCGCGTTCTAATGGTCCATGTGGGCCAACGCGTCGCGGCCAAACTACAGTCGGATATGGTGGCGCACATGCTGTCGCTGGACAGCAGCTATTTCCGCGACAACTCGCCCGGAACGTTGATGGAGCGTGTGCGCGGAGACGCGCAGGCCATCGCCACGATCTGGGAGGTCGTTCTAGCCGCCGTGGCGCGCGACGTGGTGTCGCTGCTGGCACTTCTGGGCGTTGCCATGTCGATTGATTGGCTCTGGGTCGTGGTGGCAGTGGCTGCCGCCCCGGTGCTGACCTATCCGATGGGCATCCTGCAAAGACGCGTACGCAAAACCACGACCGACAGTCGTGGAGCTGCGGCGCAGATCTCGACCCGGTTGGACGAAATCTTTCATGGCATCAACTCGATCAAACTGTCCGGCACAGAGCGTCACGAACAATCCCGCGTCGACCGCGAAATCGACGTATTTGCCAAGACCCACCTGCAAAGCCAAGCCAATCAGGGTGCCATCGTCGCCTTGATCGACATCATCGCTGCCGTCGGCTTTTTCGGCGTGCTGGTCTATGGCGGATTGCAGATCAATGCGGGTGTAAAAACCGTGGGCGAGTTCATGAGCTTCTTCACCGCCATGGCGCTTGTCTTTGATCCGTTGCGCAATCTGGGCAAGGTCTCGGGCGGCTGGCAAGCGGCCAAGGCCAGCCTGACGCGCATTCGCGACGTGTTTGCCCAGCATCCGTCAATCCTGTCCCCTGCCAAGCCCGCGGCCATTCCAAGCAAAGCTGCACAGGCCGATATCGTGCTCGACAACGTGAATTTTTCCTATGGTGAAACCCCCATTTTGCGCGGTGCAAGTTTCATCGCCGAAGCAGGAAAGACCACGGCATTGGTCGGCGCATCTGGTGCCGGGAAAAGCACCGTGTTCAACCTGCTGACCCGACTTGCGGACGCTAAAACTGGCAAGGTCAAGATCGGGGATGCGGACGTGACGGCCCTGCCGCTGGACCAACTGCGCGGGCTTTTTTCCGTGGTCAGCCAAGAGGCACTTCTGTTCGACGAAACCCTGCGCGACAACATCCTGATGGGGCGCGAGGGCGTGGACGAGAAAGCGATGAAACACGCGCTGGACAC
The Aliiroseovarius pelagivivens DNA segment above includes these coding regions:
- a CDS encoding ABC transporter ATP-binding protein; amino-acid sequence: MSSETAQTDQKEMIRWMWRGYMRAYRLPLALAMLLMLIEGLALGGLSYMIKPMFDVAFSSGSTQAIVVVALIVAGIFVTRAFAAFGHRVLMVHVGQRVAAKLQSDMVAHMLSLDSSYFRDNSPGTLMERVRGDAQAIATIWEVVLAAVARDVVSLLALLGVAMSIDWLWVVVAVAAAPVLTYPMGILQRRVRKTTTDSRGAAAQISTRLDEIFHGINSIKLSGTERHEQSRVDREIDVFAKTHLQSQANQGAIVALIDIIAAVGFFGVLVYGGLQINAGVKTVGEFMSFFTAMALVFDPLRNLGKVSGGWQAAKASLTRIRDVFAQHPSILSPAKPAAIPSKAAQADIVLDNVNFSYGETPILRGASFIAEAGKTTALVGASGAGKSTVFNLLTRLADAKTGKVKIGDADVTALPLDQLRGLFSVVSQEALLFDETLRDNILMGREGVDEKAMKHALDTAHVSDFLPRLENGLDSQAGPRGSNLSGGQRQRIAIARAVLRDAPVLLLDEATSALDTKSEKLVQQALDTLSKGRTTLVIAHRLSTVRDADKIVVMDQGRVIDQGTHDELLDRGGLYAQLYNLQFQDGNGDAPNKSTTRKDKVYLPKETKEPPRWSFRGILSGSLWRKRKD
- a CDS encoding twin-arginine translocation signal domain-containing protein, which translates into the protein MSGMNRRTFLASAAAAGAATRLPQVAVQAAKTPPMRRVLTLVYDKSMGMMRAVERLVP
- a CDS encoding valine--tRNA ligase → MAMDKTFDAAAAEARIYKTWEDAGAFKAGANAKPGADSFTIMIPPPNVTGALHLGHAFNNTLQDILIRWHRMRGFDTLWQPGQDHAGIATQLQVEKMLAETGQPGRRELGREAFLDKVWEWKGEYGSTIIEQLKRLGSTCDWSRNAFTMAGAPGDPRVGHENSADFHDAVLKVFVDMHNKGLIYRGKRLVNWDPHFETAISDLEVENIETPGHMWHFKYPLAGGATYTYVEKDEDGNITLEEERDYISIATTRPETMLGDGAVAVHPEDERYAPIVGKLCEIPVGPKEHRRLIPIITDEYPDMTFGSGAVKITGAHDFNDYQVAKRGGIPMYSLMDTRGAMRADGLPYADEAATAQRIANGEEGFDEAKIAAMNLVPDEFRGLDRFEARKLVVDQITAEGLAVMITKTVDVDGEDVTGTVPYVENKPIMQPFGDRSGVVIEPMLTDQWFVDAEKIAGPALDAVRNGDVKIMPESGEKTFYHWLDNIEPWCISRQLWWGHQVPVWYGLDLSGKGFKDDENNSELDLVEMGRLLLDQDLLPGHEHSHCAHDFDAVAPHFDEVLVTLPAPLNHARVVEVATRAEATHMLAETLATYETSQDPTKLVYPVWRDPDVLDTWFSSGLWPFGTLGWPQDTDELNRFFPGDVLITGQDILFFWVARMMMMSQAVCHKNPFHTVYLHGLVRDEKGKKMSKTTGNVIDPLEIIDEYGADALRFTNTAMASIGGVLKMSKDRVAGYRNFGTKLWNAARFAEMNDCKPVADFDPTSPTQTVNRWIVSETAKIREDVDAALTAYRFNDAAHGLYAYVWGKVCDWYVEFSKPLLNSEDEAVLAETRATMAWVIDQCLIMLHPIMPFVTEELWGQIAERPKMLIHADWPEYGDELLDEDAAREMNWVISLIENIRSARSQMHVPAGLKIPVIQQELDAAGRTALENNQALVMRMARVDSITEMAELPKGCITVAVAGGIFALPLAEIIDVDEEIARLEKTLGKLAKELGGLRGRLKNPKFAENAPAEVLAETQANLAAREEEEATLNGALARLKEI
- a CDS encoding tyrosine-protein phosphatase; translated protein: MFKTLYAKIKRRERAWKNGFGMDISTPEGRRAARRHNNLVDHAFLRRILPNRYQLSPDAWRSNQPDPVHFPALQAAGIKTVINLRGEDIYSYYLFEVEACHDFGMTLINHKMRARFLKERERYLELLDIMEQAEKPFLIHCKSGADRTGIAAALYLLDQCGASIDEARAQLSLKYAHQRWSKAGILDAMIEAYAEYHKNDPISIRDWLEQHYDPEAITQAFQAKRKK
- a CDS encoding pyridoxal phosphate-dependent aminotransferase, producing the protein MTKTYARLTPLADSLPSTVPFVGPETQERARGRAFAARLGANENTFGPSPKVIAAMSEAAGGAWMYGDPENFDLRHALADHHGIAPETILVGEGIDGILGYLVRLIIGPGDKVVTSQGAYPTFNYHVAGFGGVLETVPYQDDHEDPEALIAKATEVGAKLVYIANPDNPMGTWHDAETIQRMIDAVPEGCLLVLDEAYIEFAPEGTAPTLNTDDPRVIRMRTFSKAYGMAGARVGYAIGQAELITAFNKIRNHFGMCRISQAGALAALKDQPYLAQVVANVADARARIDQIAQDNGLTTLPSATNFVAVDCGRDAEFAKAVLDQLIAQDMFVRMPFATPQNRCIRISAGQPEELDVFAAVLPKALAAARA